The genomic stretch TTGGTCAGAGCAGCCATGCGTCGTCTTTAAAATCACTCCCATTCTTTCATTCTCTCCCGGAGATCTTCTTCGTCCCCATCTCCaagtctctgtctctctctgtgAACTGATCGGAAATGAAGAACTACGTTAATGGCAACACAAGGCTCATCTTGCTTCATCCCTACATCCAGAAGCAAGGAAGCTCCTGCAGCCGCCCATGGATTCTGGCCTTCATCTCTCTCTTCACCCTAGCCTTCCTCCTCACCCTCATCTACACCGGCCGCGACTCCATCGCCACCACCGTCACCACGGCTGCCTACTCTGTCGCCGCAGGTTCCTCCTCCTCTGCtgtccccccctcccccccgctGCCGAAATCCGTCGTCAAGGCCCTCCTCCACTACGCATCCAGCGCTAACACCACCCACCGCATGTCCTACGCGGACGTCAAGCCCATCGCCGACGTCCTCCGCCACTGCGCCACCCCCTGCAACTTCCTCGTCTTCGGCCTCACCCACGAAACCCTCCTTTGGAAGGCCCTCAACCCGCGCGGCCGCACCGTTTTCATCGGTAAGAACCACGAAAACCTGCTTAAACGATAACGCTTTCACATCTCATCTCATGTCGCGTTTGTTTTCCGTTTCCGGTTTGGTGCAAACCAGATGAAAACCGTTACTACGCCGCCTATGTGGAGGAGAAGAACCCGGAGATCGAAGCCTACGACGTCCAGTACACCACCAAAGTGAGCGAAACGAAGGAGCTCTTAGACTACGCGAGAAAGCAAGCGAGAAATGAGTGCCGGCCGGTGCAAAACCTCTTGTTTTCCGACTGCAAGCTCGGCCTGAACGATCTTCCGAACCAGCTCTACGAAATGGATTGGGATGTCATCCTGGTGGACGGGCCTAGAGGGTACTGGCCTGACGCGCCAGGCCGGACGGCCTCAATCTTCACCGCCGGCGTGCTGGCCAGGAGCAAGAAAGGCGGCAACGGAAAAACCCATGTATTTGTTCACGACTTCGAGTGGGAGGAGAATCGAGTTCCGAGCGACGAGTTTCTGTGCAAAGAGAACATGGTGAAGGCGAAGAACATGCTCGGGCATTTCGTTCTGGAGAGAATGGAGGAGAGTAGCCTCCAGTTCTGCCGCAGTAGTCACAGTTCGTCTTCGTCGGCCCCATCGTCTTCCTGATCGTCATAATCGCCATTAACGAACATTCAATAAAAGTGATGAAAGAGAGAATAATGAAGTACTCATGGATTATGGAAGCCGCAAGGGCTGCGTCAGATTTGTGTAGTAAGATGGATCGTTTTGATATTGCTCTTTACATGCGCCGTGTCTGGtcagagttttttttttgtaatcatTAGAATTACAAACATTAATATCATCAACTCATTATTTATCATCATCCATCTTGTGTTCTAAGCTTCAtgcataattttctttttttcttatgattttatttttagccacaaagtgcaataattatatattttgctcAATACTCAAC from Diospyros lotus cultivar Yz01 chromosome 9, ASM1463336v1, whole genome shotgun sequence encodes the following:
- the LOC127810065 gene encoding protein IRX15-LIKE-like, producing MKNYVNGNTRLILLHPYIQKQGSSCSRPWILAFISLFTLAFLLTLIYTGRDSIATTVTTAAYSVAAGSSSSAVPPSPPLPKSVVKALLHYASSANTTHRMSYADVKPIADVLRHCATPCNFLVFGLTHETLLWKALNPRGRTVFIDENRYYAAYVEEKNPEIEAYDVQYTTKVSETKELLDYARKQARNECRPVQNLLFSDCKLGLNDLPNQLYEMDWDVILVDGPRGYWPDAPGRTASIFTAGVLARSKKGGNGKTHVFVHDFEWEENRVPSDEFLCKENMVKAKNMLGHFVLERMEESSLQFCRSSHSSSSSAPSSS